One part of the Lytechinus pictus isolate F3 Inbred chromosome 3, Lp3.0, whole genome shotgun sequence genome encodes these proteins:
- the LOC129257213 gene encoding F-box/LRR-repeat protein 4-like gives MDEIDVQCRILSLPEEIFVYHIIPLLPMPDICAVRGVCKKWCDLVNIHFAQLKVLDLTPWDFLITPEFLHCVLSHTMSLRELRLDKCWKAVVSETMDVAADKCREVRCASFFKCGKLTEDSVIQLAESWKHLEELDLSSCYQIMDRTLCGLAENACSLRELCVGSVYGVTDFGVSQLAYKCHTLELLDVSYCHRVSNKGLQPFVMETGKKRTSLKNLRIKACHKVNDVMIGRLLDCGIQVNNMF, from the exons ATGGATGAAATCGATGTGCAGTGTAGAATTCTGTCACTCCCTGAAGAGATCTTTGTATATCATATCATTCCATTACTTCCAATGCCTGATATCTGTGCTGTGAGAGGTGTTTGCAAGAAGTGGTGTGATTTAGTCAACATTCACTTTGCTCAGCTCAAAGTGCTGGATCTTACTCCATGGGACTTTCTAATTACTCCAGAATTTCTCCATTGTGTTTTGTCCCATACAATGTCATTGAGGGAATTGAg GTTAGATAAATGTTGGAAGGCAGTTGTTAGTGAAACCATGGATGTAGCAGCAGATAAATGCAGAGAAGTAAGATGTGCTTCCTTCTTCAAGTGTGGAAAATTAACGGAAGACTCTGTTATACAGCTGGCAGAATCTTGGAAACATCTGGAAGAGTTGGACCTGAGTAGCTGTTATCAA ATCATGGATAGAACACTATGTGGCCTCGCTGAAAATGCTTGCTCATTAAGAGAACTCTGTGTAGGAAGTGTGTATGGAGTAACAGATTTTGGTGTAAGTCAGCTTGCATACAAATGCCACACTTTAGAACTATTAGACGTCAGTTATTGCCATCGGGTCAGTAATAAAGGACTACAACCATTTGTCATGGAAACGGGCAAAAAAAGAACATCACTGAAGAATCTTAGGATAAAGGCCTGTCATAAG
- the LOC129257212 gene encoding heme transporter hrg1-B-like, giving the protein MDDFSGPSPLRMRCRIAFAVTGLIVGLAIFICFIAAEQFYNLHIALWGLASGVFAFLTLTVHIQHMRGHRDLWVYRLKFFIVLGFFVQLGSLIALVTYVVLGAVRGQDLMPVNGNDKGFYLAAVWVFMTWKWSFALFIYSRSYRKGYVTSDESLLI; this is encoded by the exons ATGGATGACTTCTCGGGCCCCAGTCCGCTAAGGATGCGGTGTCGTATTGCCTTCGCAGTCACTGGACTTATTGTTGGGCTGGCCATCTTTATTTGCTTCATCGCTGCTGAACAATTTTATAATCTACACATCGCTCTGTGGGGATTAGCAAGTG GAGTATTTGCTTTTCTCACACTCACTGTTCACATCCAACATATGAGAGGACATCGAGACCTTTGGGTTTATCGACTTAAATTCTTCATCGTTCTTGGATTCTTTGTCCAGCTTGGTTCATTGATTGCCTTGGTTACATATGTGGTACTTGGAGCTGTCAGAGGACAAG atcTGATGCCAGTAAACGGAAATGACAAGGGTTTCTATCTTGCAGCAGTATGGGTGTTCATGACCTGGAAGTGGTCCTTTGCTCTGTTCATTTACTCAAGGTCATACAGGAAAGGCTATGTTACAAG tgATGAGAGTCTCTTGATTTAA